One window from the genome of Mycobacteriales bacterium encodes:
- a CDS encoding Ig-like domain-containing protein: protein MRRAFRTKRRALVTGAAVAAAAALALAGCSSGSSGNKASGSQKSSGNQSQNKPADHKASASPTPSPKPAADVSISPQNAPMNPTDPIVVKVDKGTLKSVVVTSPQGKQVSGAYGADKTTWSTNEPLGYAKAYAVSADAVAKTGGAVHRTGTVHTLSPQAQAYPSFIPPPSETDVGVGQPIVVRFDHPIADKAATQKRLQVTSTPAQAGAWYWISNTEVHYRPEKYWQPGTTIKMHAAIYGVDLGDGVYGQTDRDLTLRVHDSWVAKANGATKRMWVFHNGKLVRNMAISLGTTHTPTHTGIHVISEKSQKVIMDSATYGVKKGQPGYYRESVFWDERISNDGEFVHAAPWSTGQQGASNVSHGCVNLSVPNAQWFYAHFGPGDVVEVSNSGGPQLPVYDTYGDWSVPWSTWSAGNTNS, encoded by the coding sequence ATGAGACGAGCGTTCCGGACGAAACGACGCGCGTTGGTGACCGGTGCGGCAGTAGCCGCGGCCGCCGCCCTCGCTCTCGCCGGATGCTCCAGCGGCTCGTCCGGCAACAAAGCTTCCGGTTCCCAGAAGAGCTCCGGGAACCAGTCGCAGAACAAGCCGGCCGACCACAAGGCCTCCGCGTCTCCGACGCCCTCCCCGAAGCCGGCCGCGGACGTGAGCATCAGCCCGCAGAACGCCCCGATGAACCCGACCGACCCCATCGTGGTGAAGGTCGACAAGGGCACGCTCAAGTCCGTCGTGGTCACCAGCCCCCAGGGCAAGCAGGTCAGCGGCGCCTACGGCGCGGACAAGACCACGTGGTCGACCAACGAGCCGCTCGGTTACGCCAAGGCCTATGCGGTCAGCGCCGACGCCGTCGCGAAGACCGGCGGCGCCGTGCACCGGACCGGGACGGTGCACACCCTCTCGCCGCAGGCGCAGGCCTATCCGTCGTTCATCCCGCCGCCGAGTGAGACCGACGTCGGGGTCGGCCAGCCGATCGTCGTCCGGTTCGACCACCCCATCGCCGACAAGGCAGCGACCCAGAAGCGGCTCCAGGTCACGTCCACACCGGCGCAAGCCGGGGCGTGGTACTGGATCTCCAACACCGAGGTCCACTATCGCCCGGAGAAGTACTGGCAGCCCGGGACGACGATCAAAATGCACGCCGCCATCTACGGCGTCGATCTCGGCGACGGCGTCTACGGCCAAACCGACCGCGATCTGACGCTGCGCGTGCACGACTCGTGGGTCGCGAAGGCCAACGGCGCGACCAAGCGGATGTGGGTCTTCCACAACGGCAAGCTCGTGCGGAACATGGCGATCAGCCTGGGCACCACGCACACGCCGACCCACACCGGTATCCACGTGATCTCCGAGAAGTCTCAGAAGGTGATCATGGACTCGGCGACGTACGGCGTGAAGAAGGGCCAGCCCGGCTACTACCGGGAATCGGTCTTCTGGGACGAGCGGATCTCCAACGACGGCGAGTTCGTGCACGCCGCGCCGTGGTCGACGGGCCAGCAGGGAGCCTCCAACGTCTCCCACGGCTGCGTGAACCTCTCGGTGCCCAACGCCCAGTGGTTCTACGCGCACTTCGGACCCGGCGACGTGGTCGAGGTCTCCAACTCCGGCGGTCCGCAACTGCCGGTCTACGACACCTACGGCGACTGGTCGGTGCCGTGGTCGACCTGGTCGGCCGGCAACACCAACAGCTGA
- a CDS encoding ACT domain-containing protein, with protein sequence MVSTFLLRVVIPDRPGMLGAVASALGSVDADIISLDVVERTQGGAVDDLVVELPDGRLPDTLVSAARAVADVRVESIRVYAGALDTQRELELIEAMTDDPSRAVAQLVAGVPRIFRAGWCVVVRRTGADQAVVEVVSKPAPADPGKVLDGFGPMSFDRARILDPDTDLLPDSFVAMETDLMAVPFDGSGHVLVVGRPGGPAFRPSEVARLAHLAGIGLTISDGRCAL encoded by the coding sequence GTGGTCTCGACGTTCCTGCTGCGGGTCGTGATCCCCGACCGGCCCGGGATGCTCGGCGCAGTCGCGAGCGCGCTCGGGTCGGTCGACGCCGACATCATCAGCCTCGACGTCGTCGAGCGGACACAGGGAGGCGCGGTCGACGACCTCGTCGTCGAGCTTCCCGACGGGCGGTTGCCGGACACCCTGGTGAGTGCGGCCAGAGCCGTCGCGGACGTACGGGTCGAGTCGATCCGGGTCTATGCCGGCGCGCTGGACACCCAGCGCGAGCTGGAGCTGATCGAGGCGATGACCGACGATCCGTCGCGGGCGGTCGCCCAACTCGTCGCCGGCGTCCCGCGGATCTTCCGGGCCGGCTGGTGCGTGGTGGTCCGGCGTACCGGTGCCGATCAGGCCGTGGTCGAGGTGGTGAGCAAGCCGGCGCCGGCCGACCCGGGCAAGGTCCTCGACGGTTTCGGCCCGATGTCCTTCGACCGGGCCCGCATCCTCGACCCGGACACCGACCTGTTGCCGGACTCGTTCGTCGCGATGGAGACCGACCTGATGGCCGTCCCGTTCGACGGGTCCGGGCACGTGCTCGTCGTCGGCCGGCCGGGCGGGCCGGCGTTCCGGCCCAGCGAGGTGGCCCGGCTGGCCCACCTCGCCGGCATCGGCCTGACCATCAGCGACGGGCGCTGCGCGCTCTGA